A single genomic interval of Mycobacterium sp. DL592 harbors:
- the mftD gene encoding pre-mycofactocin synthase MftD (MftD, an enzyme found in the mycofactocin biosynthesis locus, performs an oxidative deamination of 3-amino-5-[(p-hydroxyphenyl)methyl]-4,4-dimethyl-2-pyrrolidinone (AHDP). The resulting compound, now called pre-mycofactocin (PMFT), is a biologically active redox cofactor that can oxidize the non-exchangeable NADH of TIGR03971 family SDR-type oxidoreductases.) — MARDTWFETVAIAQERAKKRLPKSVYAALIAGSEKGLTISDNVEAFGELGFAPHVIGASAKRDQATTVMGQDISLPVLISPTGVQAVHPDGEVAVARAAAARGTAMGLSSFASKPIEEVVAANPKTFFQIYWLGDRDAIAARAERARAAGAVGLIVTTDWSFSHGRDWGSPKIPEKMNLASIVKLSPEGLVRPRWFLEWAKTLRPPALSVPNQGPRGESGPPFFQAYGEWMGTPPPTWEDIAWLRELWGGPFMLKGVTRVDDAKRAVDAGVSAISVSNHGGNNIDGTPAAIRALPAVAEAVGDQIEVLLDGGIRRGSDVVKALALGARAVMIGRAYLWGLGAAGQAGVENVLDILSGGIDSVLRGLGKASIHDLTAEDVLMPPGFARALGVPPTAD, encoded by the coding sequence ATGGCACGTGACACCTGGTTCGAAACCGTCGCAATCGCGCAGGAGCGCGCTAAGAAGCGGCTGCCCAAGTCGGTCTACGCCGCACTGATCGCCGGCAGTGAAAAGGGCCTGACCATCTCCGACAACGTCGAGGCGTTCGGCGAGCTCGGTTTCGCCCCCCACGTCATCGGCGCATCCGCCAAGCGTGACCAGGCGACAACCGTTATGGGACAGGATATTTCGCTTCCGGTCTTGATCTCGCCGACCGGTGTGCAGGCGGTGCACCCCGACGGCGAGGTGGCGGTCGCCCGCGCGGCAGCTGCCCGCGGCACGGCGATGGGGCTGTCCTCGTTCGCGAGCAAGCCCATCGAAGAGGTGGTCGCCGCCAACCCCAAGACCTTCTTCCAGATCTACTGGCTGGGTGACCGCGACGCCATCGCCGCACGGGCCGAGCGGGCCCGGGCCGCCGGTGCGGTCGGGCTGATCGTCACCACTGACTGGAGCTTCTCGCATGGCCGGGACTGGGGCAGCCCCAAGATCCCGGAGAAGATGAACCTGGCCTCCATCGTGAAGCTGTCGCCCGAGGGCCTGGTCCGGCCCCGGTGGTTCCTGGAGTGGGCCAAGACGCTGCGCCCGCCGGCACTGAGCGTGCCCAACCAGGGCCCGCGCGGCGAGAGTGGTCCGCCGTTCTTCCAGGCCTACGGCGAGTGGATGGGCACGCCCCCGCCGACCTGGGAGGACATCGCCTGGCTGCGTGAGCTCTGGGGCGGACCCTTCATGCTCAAGGGTGTGACGCGCGTCGACGACGCCAAACGTGCTGTCGATGCCGGCGTTTCGGCGATCTCGGTGTCCAATCACGGCGGCAACAACATCGACGGCACCCCGGCCGCCATCCGTGCGTTGCCCGCGGTGGCCGAGGCGGTGGGCGACCAGATCGAGGTCCTGCTCGACGGCGGCATCCGCCGGGGCAGCGACGTGGTCAAGGCGCTGGCACTTGGCGCCCGCGCGGTGATGATCGGCCGGGCCTACCTGTGGGGCCTTGGCGCCGCGGGGCAGGCCGGCGTGGAGAACGTCCTGGACATCCTCTCCGGTGGGATCGACTCGGTCCTGCGCGGGCTGGGGAAGGCCTCGATCCACGACCTGACCGCAGAGGACGTCTTGATGCCTCCTGGTTTCGCCCGAGCCCTGGGTGTGCCGCCGACCGCGGACTGA
- the mftE gene encoding mycofactocin biosynthesis peptidyl-dipeptidase MftE, with protein sequence MNSAYHRRVALRSELGNSTSGQLRGMAPTILIPVGSTEQHGPHLPLDTDTRIATAVASAVADGLDREAAPGEYLLAPAIAYGASGEHEGFPGTVSIGTEVLTSVLVEYGRSACGWADRIVFVNGHGGNLEALRSAVTLLRREGRDAAWSPCVAQDGDAHAGHTETSVLLHISPADVRTEAWCSGNREPLATLLPQMRNGGVAAVSEVGVLGDPTTATALDGERIFSQMVADCRRRVQGWNPAPDGMLL encoded by the coding sequence GTGAATTCGGCCTACCATCGGCGCGTGGCGCTGCGGAGCGAGTTGGGCAACTCGACATCGGGACAACTCCGCGGCATGGCTCCGACGATCTTGATCCCGGTCGGCTCCACCGAACAGCACGGGCCGCACCTGCCGTTGGACACCGACACCCGGATCGCGACGGCAGTAGCGTCGGCCGTCGCCGACGGGCTCGACCGCGAGGCTGCCCCCGGGGAGTATCTGCTGGCTCCCGCGATCGCCTACGGCGCGTCCGGCGAGCACGAGGGTTTCCCGGGCACCGTGTCGATCGGTACCGAGGTCCTGACCTCCGTTCTGGTCGAGTATGGCCGCTCGGCGTGTGGCTGGGCCGATCGGATCGTCTTCGTCAACGGTCACGGCGGCAACCTGGAGGCCCTGCGGTCCGCGGTCACGCTGCTGCGGCGTGAGGGGCGCGATGCGGCATGGAGCCCGTGTGTCGCGCAGGACGGCGATGCTCATGCCGGTCACACGGAAACATCTGTATTGCTACATATTTCGCCGGCCGACGTGCGGACCGAGGCCTGGTGTAGCGGTAACCGGGAGCCACTGGCTACCCTGTTGCCCCAGATGCGCAACGGGGGAGTTGCCGCGGTGAGTGAGGTGGGCGTGCTCGGTGACCCGACGACGGCGACTGCGCTGGACGGCGAACGCATCTTCAGCCAGATGGTGGCCGACTGTCGCCGGCGCGTCCAGGGGTGGAACCCGGCTCCCGACGGAATGCTCTTATGA
- the mftA gene encoding mycofactocin precursor MftA (Mycofactocin is a small molecule electron carrier derived from the final two amino acids, Val-Tyr, of MftA, the mycofactocin precursor. It plays a role in redox homeostasis and the metabolism of alcohols and aldehydes in Actinobacteria, including Mycobacterium tuberculosis.), which produces MEPSQNTEVENELVTETLVEEVSIDGMCGVY; this is translated from the coding sequence ATGGAGCCGAGCCAGAACACCGAGGTTGAGAACGAGCTGGTGACCGAGACTCTCGTCGAAGAGGTCTCGATCGACGGGATGTGCGGGGTCTACTGA
- the mftR gene encoding mycofactocin system transcriptional regulator (MftR, the mycofactocin system transcriptional regulator, is an uncharacterized TetR family DNA-binding transcription factor. Its role is inferred by context. It occurs as part of the biosynthesis locus for mycofactocin, a partially characterized electron carrier derived from the terminal Val-Tyr dipeptide of the precursor peptide MftA, through a radical SAM enzyme-mediated process.), which produces MAGGSAGEPGTRVGRRRSTTQDHITDVALDLFATYGFGEVSVDDVAQASGIARRTLFRYYSSKNAIPWGDFDSHLQHFRSLLDAVDPETPIGDALRSALLAFNTFDESETQRHRQRMRVILRTAELQAYSMTMYAGWRGVVAAYVAERTGAKAGDLVPQSVAWLMLGVALSAYEYWLADESVALPRALGDAFDAVAHGLGGLDRVPSPK; this is translated from the coding sequence ATGGCGGGTGGTTCGGCAGGTGAGCCGGGGACCCGGGTCGGTCGTCGGCGCTCCACCACCCAGGACCACATCACCGACGTAGCGCTGGACCTGTTCGCCACCTACGGCTTCGGCGAGGTCAGCGTCGACGACGTCGCACAGGCCTCGGGCATCGCGCGGCGCACGCTGTTCCGCTACTACTCGTCGAAGAACGCCATCCCGTGGGGCGACTTCGACTCCCACCTGCAGCACTTCCGCAGTCTGTTGGACGCCGTGGACCCCGAGACCCCCATCGGCGACGCGCTGCGCTCAGCCCTGCTGGCGTTCAACACTTTTGACGAGTCCGAGACGCAGCGCCACCGCCAGCGGATGCGGGTGATCCTGCGGACCGCCGAACTGCAGGCGTATTCGATGACCATGTACGCCGGCTGGCGCGGGGTGGTCGCGGCCTACGTCGCCGAGCGCACCGGCGCCAAGGCCGGCGATCTGGTGCCACAGTCGGTGGCCTGGCTGATGCTCGGGGTGGCGCTGTCGGCCTACGAGTACTGGCTGGCCGACGAGTCGGTGGCGCTGCCGCGGGCACTCGGCGACGCCTTCGACGCGGTGGCACACGGCCTCGGCGGCCTCGACCGGGTGCCCTCGCCGAAATAA
- a CDS encoding RNA polymerase sigma factor — translation MSADPDVTDAPRRLLQLYDDALPVVYGYFVRRCPDRATAEDLTSETFLAAMDAARRPQPPPIAVPWLLGVARHKLADHYRRRQTRPTITVADVPDNAADDGWEAELDRLVAESVLARLPDVHRTVLALRYMDDCSVPECAQLMGRTVHATEALLVRARRAFRNLYPEGGDR, via the coding sequence GTGAGCGCGGATCCGGACGTCACCGATGCCCCGCGCCGGCTGCTGCAGTTGTACGACGACGCACTTCCGGTGGTGTACGGCTACTTTGTGCGCCGCTGCCCCGACCGGGCCACCGCCGAGGACCTCACCTCCGAGACGTTCCTGGCCGCGATGGACGCCGCGCGCCGGCCGCAGCCGCCGCCTATCGCGGTGCCCTGGCTGCTCGGCGTGGCCAGGCACAAACTGGCCGACCACTACCGGCGGCGCCAGACCCGCCCGACGATCACCGTCGCCGACGTGCCCGACAACGCGGCCGACGACGGCTGGGAGGCCGAGCTGGACCGGCTCGTCGCCGAGAGCGTGCTCGCCCGGCTCCCGGACGTCCACCGCACGGTGCTGGCCCTGCGCTACATGGACGACTGCTCGGTGCCCGAGTGCGCCCAACTGATGGGGCGCACCGTGCACGCCACCGAAGCGCTGTTGGTCCGGGCTCGCCGGGCCTTCCGAAATCTCTATCCGGAA
- the mftC gene encoding mycofactocin radical SAM maturase (MftC is a radical SAM/SPASM enzyme that catalyzes the first two steps in biosynthesis of the electron carrier mycofactocin from the terminal Val-Tyr dipeptide of the precursor peptide MftA.) produces MTSVAPVPRLIEQFEHGLDAPICLTWELTYACNLACVHCLSSSGKRDPRELSTDQCKAIIDELERMQVFYVNIGGGEPTVRPDFWELVDYATAHHVGVKFSTNGVRITPEVAEKLAASDYVDVQISLDGATAEVNDAVRGPGSFAMAIRALENLADAGFADAKISVVVTRHNVDQLDDFKALADRFGATLRITRLRPSGRGADVWDELHPTADQQVQLYNWLVARGDGVLTGDSFFHLSGLGAPGALAGLNMCGAGRVVCLIDPVGDVYACPFAIHDRFLAGNIVSDGGFDNVWKNAPLFRELREPQSAGACGSCGHYDSCRGGCMAAKFFTGLPLDGPDPECVEGYGAYGLAAERDKPRPSADHSRGKPIMLTLATRPPAKPCNESPI; encoded by the coding sequence ATGACCTCGGTGGCTCCGGTACCCCGGCTGATCGAGCAGTTCGAGCACGGCTTGGACGCGCCCATCTGCCTGACCTGGGAACTGACCTACGCCTGCAACCTGGCCTGCGTGCACTGCCTGTCCTCGTCGGGCAAGCGTGACCCGCGCGAGCTGTCGACCGACCAGTGCAAAGCGATCATCGACGAGCTCGAGCGCATGCAGGTGTTCTACGTCAACATCGGTGGCGGCGAACCCACGGTGCGGCCGGACTTCTGGGAGCTGGTCGACTACGCCACCGCCCATCACGTGGGAGTGAAGTTCTCCACCAACGGCGTTCGCATCACCCCCGAGGTGGCTGAGAAGCTGGCCGCCAGTGACTACGTCGACGTCCAGATCTCCCTGGACGGCGCGACCGCTGAGGTCAATGACGCCGTCCGCGGCCCGGGTTCGTTCGCGATGGCCATCCGCGCGCTGGAGAATCTCGCCGACGCCGGCTTCGCTGACGCCAAGATCTCGGTGGTCGTCACACGGCACAACGTCGACCAACTCGACGACTTCAAGGCACTCGCCGACCGCTTCGGCGCAACCTTGCGCATCACCCGCCTGCGCCCGTCGGGCCGCGGCGCCGATGTGTGGGACGAGTTGCATCCCACCGCCGACCAACAGGTCCAGCTCTACAACTGGCTGGTGGCCCGCGGCGACGGGGTCCTCACCGGGGACTCGTTCTTCCACCTGTCGGGCCTGGGTGCGCCGGGCGCGCTGGCGGGGCTGAACATGTGCGGTGCCGGCCGCGTGGTCTGCCTGATCGATCCGGTCGGCGACGTCTACGCGTGCCCGTTCGCCATCCACGACCGCTTCCTGGCCGGAAACATCGTCTCCGACGGTGGTTTCGATAACGTGTGGAAGAACGCCCCGCTGTTCCGGGAGCTGCGCGAGCCGCAGTCCGCCGGAGCGTGTGGCAGCTGCGGGCACTACGACAGCTGCCGTGGCGGATGCATGGCGGCCAAGTTCTTCACCGGTCTGCCGCTGGACGGTCCGGACCCGGAGTGCGTCGAAGGCTATGGCGCCTACGGGCTGGCCGCCGAGCGGGACAAGCCCCGCCCCAGCGCCGACCACTCCCGCGGTAAGCCGATCATGCTGACGCTGGCCACCCGCCCCCCGGCCAAGCCCTGCAACGAAAGTCCGATCTAG
- the mftB gene encoding mycofactocin biosynthesis chaperone MftB (MftB, a small protein, is a peptide chaperone that assists the radical SAM enzyme MftC in performing two modifications to the C-terminal Val-Tyr dipeptide of the mycofactocin precursor peptide, MftA. MftB's role is analogous to the role of PqqD in the biosynthesis of PQQ, a cofactor that derives entirely from a Tyr and a Glu in the precursor PqqA.) — protein sequence MPAHAVGDPAVAGSSFDPARSWRLHPQVAVRPEPFGALLYHFGTRKLSFLKNRTILAVVESLSEHPDVHSALRAAGVEPDAEAPYLHALGVLASSNMLTCKETQ from the coding sequence GTGCCCGCCCACGCCGTGGGCGATCCGGCTGTGGCCGGGTCGAGCTTCGACCCGGCCCGCAGCTGGCGTCTGCATCCTCAGGTGGCAGTGCGCCCCGAGCCGTTCGGGGCGCTGCTCTACCACTTCGGCACCAGGAAGCTGTCCTTCCTCAAGAACCGGACCATTCTGGCCGTCGTCGAGTCGCTGTCCGAACATCCGGACGTGCACTCGGCCCTGCGCGCCGCCGGCGTCGAACCCGACGCCGAAGCGCCGTATCTGCATGCCCTCGGCGTCCTCGCCTCCTCGAACATGTTGACCTGCAAGGAAACCCAATGA